Proteins from a single region of Salipiger sp. H15:
- the ffh gene encoding signal recognition particle protein, with product MFESLSERLGGVFDRLTKQGALSEDDVRTALREVRVALLEADVSLPVARQFIKAVEKKATGSAVTRSVTPGQQVVKIVHDELIATLAGEGEPGALRIDNAPAPILMVGLQGSGKTTTTAKLAKRLKERDRKKVLMASLDVNRPAAMEQLQILGQQIGVDTLPIVKGEDPVAIAKRARTQASLGGYDVYMLDTAGRLHIDAELIQQAADVRDVVNPRETLLVVDGLTGQDAVNVATEFDDKIGVSGVVLTRMDGDGRGGAALSMRAITGKPIKFVGLGEKMDALETFEPERVAGRILGMGDIVALVEKAQQTLEAEQAERMMKRFQKGQFNMNDLKMQLEQMMKMGGLQGMMQMMPGAAKMAKQMDEAGLDDRVLRQQIALINSMTKKERANPQLLQASRKKRIATGAGMDVADLNKLLKMQRQMSDMMKKIGKMGKGGMLKQAMKGMFGKGGMPEGMDPSQMDPKQIEAAAKAMGGKLPGGLGGLPGLGGSALPPGLGGFGKKK from the coding sequence ATGTTCGAATCTCTTTCCGAACGCCTCGGCGGCGTCTTCGACCGCCTCACCAAGCAGGGCGCCCTCTCCGAGGACGACGTCCGCACCGCCCTGCGCGAGGTCCGCGTCGCCCTGCTCGAGGCCGACGTCTCGCTGCCGGTGGCGCGCCAGTTCATCAAGGCGGTCGAGAAGAAGGCCACCGGCTCCGCCGTCACCCGCTCGGTGACCCCCGGACAGCAGGTGGTGAAGATCGTCCATGACGAGCTGATCGCCACCCTCGCCGGCGAGGGCGAGCCCGGCGCGCTGCGCATCGACAACGCGCCCGCGCCGATTCTCATGGTCGGCCTGCAGGGCTCGGGCAAGACCACCACCACCGCCAAGCTTGCCAAGCGCCTCAAGGAGCGCGACCGCAAGAAGGTGCTGATGGCCTCGCTCGACGTGAACCGCCCGGCGGCCATGGAGCAGCTGCAGATCCTCGGCCAGCAGATCGGCGTCGACACGCTGCCGATCGTCAAGGGCGAGGACCCGGTCGCCATCGCGAAACGCGCCAGGACCCAGGCCAGCCTCGGCGGCTACGACGTCTACATGCTCGACACCGCCGGCCGCCTGCACATCGACGCCGAGCTGATCCAGCAGGCCGCCGACGTGCGCGACGTGGTCAACCCGCGCGAGACGCTGCTGGTGGTCGACGGCCTCACCGGCCAGGACGCGGTCAACGTCGCCACCGAGTTCGACGACAAGATCGGCGTCTCGGGCGTGGTGCTGACCCGGATGGACGGCGACGGCCGCGGCGGCGCCGCGCTCTCGATGCGCGCCATCACCGGCAAGCCGATCAAGTTCGTCGGCCTCGGCGAGAAGATGGACGCGCTCGAGACCTTCGAGCCCGAGCGCGTCGCCGGCCGCATCCTCGGCATGGGCGACATCGTCGCGCTGGTCGAGAAGGCGCAGCAGACGCTCGAGGCCGAGCAGGCCGAGCGCATGATGAAGCGCTTCCAGAAGGGTCAGTTCAACATGAACGACCTGAAGATGCAGCTCGAGCAGATGATGAAGATGGGCGGCCTGCAGGGCATGATGCAGATGATGCCGGGCGCCGCCAAGATGGCCAAGCAGATGGACGAGGCCGGTCTCGACGACCGCGTCCTGCGCCAGCAGATCGCCCTCATCAACTCGATGACCAAGAAGGAGCGCGCCAACCCGCAGCTCCTGCAGGCCTCGCGCAAGAAGCGCATCGCGACCGGCGCCGGCATGGACGTGGCGGATCTGAACAAGCTGCTGAAGATGCAGCGCCAGATGTCCGACATGATGAAGAAGATCGGCAAGATGGGCAAAGGCGGCATGCTGAAGCAGGCCATGAAGGGCATGTTCGGCAAGGGCGGCATGCCCGAGGGCATGGACCCGTCGCAGATGGACCCCAAGCAGATCGAGGCCGCGGCCAAGGCGATGGGCGGCAAGCTGCCCGGTGGCCTCGGCGGCCTGCCCGGTCTCGGCGGCAGCGCCCTGCCCCCGGGCCTCGGCGGCTTCGGCAAGAAGAAATGA
- a CDS encoding LysR family transcriptional regulator, producing MDNWDEIRTAYHVARLGTVSGAAEVLGVHHATVIRHIDALEARLGVKLFQRHARGYTPTEAGSDLSRVAQCTDDQFQQLVGRIKGRGEAVSGELLVTSLVNFSTLMIGALTSFREAYPEVTVRYLTGARLFRLEYGEAHVALRAGAAPQEPDNVVQPFDRQSVALYAAKSYIARKGMPKGVPELATHDFVGFEDLDSRAPSNRWMKANVPQERIVFRTSDDRVQLQAIRAGAGMGFMSVTEGESDPELVQVLPPQEDWSSPLWLVTHVDLHRTPKVQAFLKHLKSYAAEQDLA from the coding sequence ATGGACAACTGGGACGAGATTCGCACCGCCTATCACGTGGCGCGGCTGGGAACCGTCAGCGGCGCCGCCGAGGTTCTGGGCGTGCACCATGCCACGGTGATCCGGCACATCGACGCGCTCGAGGCGCGACTCGGGGTGAAGCTGTTCCAGCGCCACGCGCGCGGCTACACGCCGACCGAGGCGGGCAGCGACCTGTCGCGGGTGGCGCAATGCACCGATGACCAGTTCCAGCAGCTCGTCGGCCGGATCAAGGGCCGGGGCGAGGCGGTCTCGGGCGAGCTTCTCGTCACCTCGCTGGTGAATTTCTCGACCCTGATGATCGGCGCGCTGACCTCGTTCCGCGAGGCCTATCCCGAGGTGACGGTGCGCTATCTCACCGGCGCGCGGCTGTTCCGGCTGGAATATGGCGAGGCGCATGTGGCGCTGCGCGCCGGGGCCGCGCCGCAGGAGCCGGACAACGTGGTGCAGCCCTTCGACCGCCAGTCGGTCGCGCTTTACGCCGCGAAGTCCTACATCGCCCGGAAGGGGATGCCGAAGGGCGTGCCGGAGCTGGCGACGCATGACTTCGTCGGCTTCGAGGATCTCGACTCGCGCGCGCCCTCGAACCGCTGGATGAAGGCCAACGTGCCGCAGGAGCGCATCGTCTTCCGCACCTCGGACGACCGGGTGCAGCTGCAGGCGATCCGCGCCGGGGCGGGCATGGGCTTCATGTCGGTGACCGAGGGCGAATCCGATCCCGAGCTGGTGCAGGTGCTGCCGCCGCAGGAGGACTGGTCCTCGCCGCTGTGGCTGGTGACCCACGTCGACCTGCACCGCACGCCGAAGGTGCAGGCCTTCCTCAAGCACCTGAAGTCCTATGCCGCGGAGCAGGACCTGGCGTGA
- a CDS encoding DMT family transporter: MLAFSAFVAGSFSLGSMAAPHIAPAALNAARFLLATAALAAVVLARGGIPRRALAAPWRYLLIGGLMSVYFVLMFEGLRTAEPVSMSAVFTLTPVMAAGFGWLLMRQRMSRRIALALAIGGLGALWVIFRADLGALLRFSPGRGEMIFLVGCAAHAIYAPMVPRLNRGEPALVFTLGTMVAGTLVLILWGWRDIVATDWRALPGIVWVTILYTTVAATALSTALIQFAAMRLPSAKVMAYTYLIPSWVILWEIALGRAAPPALVLVGVALSVVALLLLLRDG; this comes from the coding sequence ATGCTGGCCTTCTCGGCCTTCGTCGCGGGCTCCTTCTCGCTGGGATCGATGGCGGCGCCGCACATCGCCCCCGCCGCGCTGAACGCGGCGCGCTTCCTGCTGGCCACGGCGGCGCTTGCCGCGGTCGTCCTGGCGCGCGGCGGCATTCCGCGCCGGGCGCTGGCCGCGCCGTGGCGCTACCTGCTGATCGGCGGGCTGATGTCGGTCTACTTCGTGCTGATGTTCGAGGGGCTGAGGACCGCGGAGCCGGTCAGCATGTCGGCGGTCTTCACCCTCACCCCGGTGATGGCGGCGGGCTTCGGCTGGCTGCTGATGCGCCAGCGGATGAGCCGGCGCATCGCGCTGGCGCTGGCGATCGGCGGGCTCGGGGCGCTCTGGGTGATCTTCCGCGCCGACCTCGGGGCGCTGCTGCGCTTCTCGCCGGGGCGCGGCGAGATGATCTTCCTCGTCGGCTGCGCCGCCCACGCGATCTACGCGCCGATGGTGCCGCGGCTCAATCGCGGCGAGCCGGCGCTGGTCTTCACGCTGGGCACCATGGTGGCGGGCACGCTGGTGCTGATCCTCTGGGGCTGGCGCGACATCGTCGCCACCGACTGGCGCGCGCTGCCCGGCATCGTCTGGGTCACCATCCTCTATACCACGGTGGCGGCGACGGCGCTCAGCACGGCGCTCATCCAGTTCGCGGCGATGCGCCTGCCGAGCGCCAAGGTCATGGCCTATACCTACCTCATCCCGAGCTGGGTGATCCTGTGGGAGATCGCGCTGGGGCGCGCCGCGCCGCCGGCGCTGGTGCTCGTCGGCGTGGCGCTGTCGGTGGTGGCGCTGCTGCTGCTGTTGCGGGACGGGTAG
- a CDS encoding metalloregulator ArsR/SmtB family transcription factor: protein MQPDLDTVFSALADPTRRRILAMLLEDDMAVTDVAEPFEMSLAAISKHLALLATAGLISQEKRGRVKWCKLEPDALREASVWMQGFGQFEPINLDAFERFLQTELAPDAPAREDQA, encoded by the coding sequence ATGCAACCCGATCTCGACACCGTCTTTTCCGCCCTGGCCGACCCCACGCGGCGGCGCATCCTCGCCATGCTGCTCGAGGATGACATGGCGGTGACCGATGTCGCCGAGCCCTTCGAGATGTCGCTGGCGGCGATCTCCAAGCACCTCGCCCTGCTCGCCACCGCCGGGCTGATCAGCCAGGAAAAGCGCGGCCGGGTGAAATGGTGCAAGCTCGAGCCCGACGCGCTGCGCGAGGCCTCGGTCTGGATGCAGGGCTTCGGGCAGTTCGAGCCGATCAACCTCGACGCCTTCGAGCGCTTCCTGCAGACCGAGCTGGCCCCCGACGCGCCCGCCCGCGAAGACCAGGCCTGA
- a CDS encoding AtpZ/AtpI family protein yields the protein MGDPDPKRQLDALEAKIAAAKAARETRKSHQEEHYSQANIAWRMVTEMVAGLGIGFGIGYGLDILLGTMPWFMVLFTLLGLVAGIRVMLRTAAEIQAKQASGPAGEGQSSGKPGDDEKRDRGDGD from the coding sequence GTGGGCGATCCCGATCCGAAGCGGCAACTCGACGCGCTGGAGGCGAAGATCGCGGCGGCCAAGGCTGCCCGGGAAACCCGGAAGTCGCACCAGGAGGAACACTATTCCCAGGCCAACATCGCCTGGCGGATGGTGACGGAAATGGTGGCCGGTCTCGGGATCGGCTTCGGCATCGGCTACGGACTGGACATCCTCCTGGGGACCATGCCGTGGTTCATGGTGCTGTTCACATTGCTGGGCCTCGTGGCGGGCATCCGCGTGATGTTGCGGACCGCCGCCGAGATCCAGGCGAAACAAGCTTCCGGCCCAGCCGGAGAGGGACAATCCTCCGGCAAGCCCGGAGATGACGAGAAGAGGGATCGCGGCGATGGCGACTGA
- a CDS encoding F0F1 ATP synthase subunit A encodes MATEAAHGVETVEHAAGTGLSFHPMDQFMIKPLFGDGGVGMFTITNVTLWMFICILAIIGVMVIGTSRRAIIPSRSQSVAELAYGFIYKMVEDVTGKDGLKYFPYIMTLFMFIVFSNFLGLIPMSFTTTSHIAVTWVLALCVFLGVTILGFVKNGVHFLGLFWVTSAPLALRPILAVIEIISYFVRPVSHSIRLAGNVMAGHAVMKVFAGFAALAVVSPVSIVAITAIYGLEVLVAFIQAYVFTILTCVYLKDALHPAH; translated from the coding sequence ATGGCGACTGAAGCGGCTCACGGTGTGGAAACGGTGGAACATGCGGCCGGGACCGGCCTCTCCTTCCACCCGATGGACCAGTTCATGATCAAGCCGCTCTTCGGAGACGGCGGCGTGGGCATGTTCACCATCACCAACGTGACGCTCTGGATGTTCATCTGCATCCTCGCGATCATCGGCGTCATGGTCATCGGCACCTCGCGCCGCGCGATCATCCCCTCGCGCAGCCAGTCGGTCGCCGAACTGGCCTACGGCTTCATCTACAAGATGGTGGAAGACGTCACCGGCAAGGACGGCCTGAAGTACTTCCCCTACATCATGACGCTGTTCATGTTCATCGTCTTCTCGAACTTCCTCGGCCTCATTCCGATGAGCTTCACCACCACCTCGCACATCGCGGTGACCTGGGTGCTGGCGCTCTGCGTGTTCCTCGGCGTGACGATCCTCGGCTTCGTGAAGAACGGCGTGCACTTCCTCGGCCTGTTCTGGGTGACCTCGGCGCCGCTGGCGCTGCGCCCGATCCTCGCCGTGATCGAGATCATTTCCTACTTCGTCCGCCCGGTCAGCCACTCGATCCGTCTTGCTGGCAACGTGATGGCCGGTCACGCCGTGATGAAGGTCTTCGCTGGCTTCGCCGCGCTGGCCGTCGTCTCGCCGGTGTCGATCGTCGCGATCACCGCGATCTACGGGCTCGAAGTTCTGGTGGCCTTCATCCAGGCCTACGTGTTCACCATCCTGACCTGCGTGTACCTCAAGGACGCGCTGCACCCTGCCCACTGA
- a CDS encoding F0F1 ATP synthase subunit C: MEGDIANLGQFIGAGLAGLGSGLAALGVGNVAANFLGGALRNPSAAASQTATLFIGIAFAEALGIFSFLVALLLMFAV, translated from the coding sequence ATGGAAGGCGATATCGCAAACCTCGGTCAGTTCATCGGCGCCGGCCTCGCAGGCCTGGGTTCGGGCCTCGCAGCCCTCGGCGTTGGCAACGTTGCTGCAAACTTCCTGGGCGGCGCACTGCGCAACCCGTCGGCAGCTGCATCGCAGACCGCCACCCTCTTCATCGGCATCGCATTCGCAGAAGCACTGGGGATCTTCTCGTTCCTCGTCGCTCTGCTGCTGATGTTCGCCGTCTAA
- a CDS encoding F0F1 ATP synthase subunit B', with protein sequence MAVEPITEELAGVCVDAHGSAIGMPQLCGEWIPNQIFWLIITLVVIFFVLSRIALPRIASVLAERQGTITNDISAAEELKRQAKDAEAAYEKALADARTEAQAIAQKTRDEIKAKLDAATAEADAKIAEKAAESEKVLAEIRASAVESVEAVAKDTAEAIVAALGTSADRAAIDAAVANRMKG encoded by the coding sequence ATGGCGGTCGAACCCATCACGGAAGAACTGGCCGGTGTCTGCGTCGACGCCCATGGCTCCGCCATCGGGATGCCGCAGCTTTGCGGCGAGTGGATTCCGAACCAGATCTTCTGGCTCATCATCACTCTGGTGGTGATCTTCTTCGTGCTGTCGCGCATCGCTCTGCCGCGGATCGCATCCGTCCTGGCCGAGCGTCAGGGCACCATCACGAACGACATCTCCGCCGCGGAAGAACTGAAGCGCCAGGCGAAGGACGCGGAAGCGGCCTACGAGAAGGCGCTTGCCGATGCCCGTACCGAGGCACAGGCCATCGCGCAGAAGACCCGCGACGAGATCAAGGCCAAGCTCGACGCCGCCACGGCCGAGGCTGACGCCAAGATCGCCGAGAAAGCTGCCGAGTCCGAAAAGGTCCTCGCCGAGATCCGCGCCTCTGCCGTGGAAAGCGTCGAGGCCGTTGCAAAGGATACCGCGGAAGCCATCGTGGCTGCCCTCGGCACCTCTGCAGACCGCGCCGCGATCGACGCGGCCGTGGCCAACCGGATGAAAGGCTGA
- a CDS encoding F0F1 ATP synthase subunit B — protein MRKLMTLSALGTLLASPALAASGPFFSLRNTDFVVLLGFLLFLAILVYFKVPKMLGSQLDRRAEGIRNELEEARALREEAQTLLASYERKQREVQEQADKIVAQAKIDAESAADQARKDLDASIARRIAAAEEQIKSAESSAVREVRDRAITVAVAAARDVIAQKLGAKDKAALVDASIKEVGAKLH, from the coding sequence ATGCGCAAACTCATGACCCTGAGCGCGCTCGGAACCCTGCTGGCCAGCCCCGCGCTGGCCGCCTCCGGCCCGTTCTTCTCGCTCCGCAACACCGACTTCGTCGTGCTGCTGGGCTTCCTGCTGTTCCTCGCCATCCTCGTGTACTTCAAGGTGCCGAAGATGCTGGGCAGCCAGCTCGACCGCCGTGCCGAAGGCATCCGCAACGAGCTCGAAGAAGCCCGCGCCCTGCGCGAGGAAGCACAGACCCTGCTGGCCTCCTACGAGCGCAAGCAGCGTGAGGTGCAGGAGCAGGCGGACAAGATCGTGGCCCAGGCCAAGATCGACGCCGAAAGCGCCGCGGACCAGGCCCGCAAGGACCTCGACGCCTCGATCGCGCGCCGCATCGCGGCTGCCGAAGAGCAGATCAAGTCCGCCGAAAGCTCGGCCGTCCGGGAAGTGCGCGACCGCGCAATCACCGTGGCCGTTGCCGCTGCCCGCGACGTGATCGCGCAGAAGCTCGGTGCCAAGGACAAGGCGGCCCTCGTGGACGCCTCGATCAAGGAAGTCGGTGCCAAGCTGCACTGA
- a CDS encoding division plane positioning ATPase MipZ, translated as MAHIIVVGNEKGGAGKSTVSMHVATALARMGHRTGTLDLDLRQRSVGRYIENRRAFCAREGLDLPIPLYLDLPEVQPEALAPGENAFDHRLSKAVAQLETDCDFVLIDCPGSHTRLSQVAHSLADTLITPLNDSFIDFDLLAHVDTDGEKILGPSVYSEMVWNARQLRAQAGLQPIDWVVLRNRLGAQNMVNKMKMEKALIKLSKRIGFRIAPGFNERVIFRELFPRGLTLLDLKDIGVGNLNISNVAARQELRELVSALNLPGVDVDF; from the coding sequence GTGGCACATATCATCGTCGTAGGAAACGAGAAGGGTGGGGCGGGGAAGTCCACCGTCTCGATGCACGTGGCAACCGCGCTGGCGCGCATGGGGCACCGCACCGGCACCCTGGACCTCGACCTGCGGCAGCGTTCCGTCGGGCGCTACATCGAGAACCGCCGGGCCTTCTGCGCGCGCGAGGGGCTCGACCTGCCGATCCCGCTTTACCTCGACCTGCCCGAGGTCCAGCCCGAGGCGCTGGCGCCGGGCGAGAACGCCTTCGACCACCGCCTGTCGAAGGCCGTGGCGCAGCTCGAGACCGACTGCGACTTCGTGCTGATCGACTGCCCCGGCTCGCACACCCGCCTGAGCCAGGTGGCGCATTCGCTGGCCGACACGCTGATCACCCCGCTCAACGACAGCTTCATCGACTTCGACCTGCTGGCCCATGTGGATACCGACGGCGAGAAGATCCTCGGCCCGTCTGTCTATTCCGAGATGGTCTGGAACGCCCGCCAGCTGCGCGCGCAGGCCGGGCTGCAGCCGATCGACTGGGTGGTGCTGCGCAACCGGCTCGGGGCGCAGAACATGGTCAACAAGATGAAGATGGAGAAGGCGCTGATCAAGCTGTCGAAGCGCATCGGCTTCCGCATCGCGCCCGGCTTCAACGAGCGGGTGATCTTCCGCGAGCTCTTCCCGCGCGGGCTGACCCTGCTCGACCTCAAGGACATCGGGGTGGGCAACCTCAACATCTCGAACGTCGCGGCGCGGCAGGAGCTGCGCGAGCTCGTGTCGGCGCTGAACCTGCCGGGGGTCGACGTCGACTTCTGA
- a CDS encoding DUF308 domain-containing protein — protein MLALGIILILGGIGAFVHPFAASMTVLTISAIAFVIAGALQLWIAFNAHASTGARLSEAVLGLLVLAFGVFLLANPERGLVSLTWLIAAFFLALGVVRIAIGLSMRQRSGWGWLVFAGLVSVVLGVMIMATLPGSAMGLLGIFLAIDLLSSGIGATLIALHMRRH, from the coding sequence ATGCTCGCCCTCGGGATCATCCTGATCCTCGGCGGCATCGGCGCCTTCGTCCATCCCTTCGCCGCCTCGATGACCGTGCTCACCATCTCGGCCATTGCCTTCGTCATCGCCGGCGCGCTGCAGCTCTGGATCGCCTTCAACGCCCATGCCAGCACCGGCGCGCGGCTCTCCGAGGCGGTGCTCGGCCTGCTGGTGCTGGCCTTCGGGGTCTTCCTGCTGGCCAACCCCGAACGCGGGCTGGTCTCGCTCACCTGGCTGATCGCCGCCTTTTTCCTCGCCCTCGGCGTGGTGCGGATCGCCATCGGCCTGTCGATGCGCCAGCGCTCGGGCTGGGGCTGGCTGGTCTTCGCGGGGCTGGTCTCGGTGGTGCTGGGGGTGATGATCATGGCCACCCTGCCCGGCTCGGCCATGGGGCTGCTGGGCATCTTCCTCGCCATCGACCTGCTGAGCTCGGGCATCGGCGCGACGCTCATCGCGCTGCACATGCGCCGCCACTAG
- a CDS encoding GNAT family N-acetyltransferase yields MSVTIRPVSPRDPRAEALLLASHALMESLFPPEENYFLDIDALCAPGITLFGAEENGVLLACAAIARKEGYAEVKSMFVSPEARGLGLARRMLAHLEAVAREEAIPLLRLETGDKLPAAVALYESTGFTARGPFGAYVENSSSLFYEKPL; encoded by the coding sequence ATGTCGGTGACCATTCGTCCAGTCTCTCCCCGCGATCCGCGCGCCGAGGCGCTGCTGCTGGCCAGCCACGCGCTGATGGAGTCGCTCTTCCCGCCGGAGGAGAATTACTTCCTCGACATCGACGCGCTCTGCGCACCCGGGATCACGCTTTTCGGCGCCGAGGAGAACGGCGTGCTGCTCGCCTGCGCCGCCATCGCGCGCAAGGAGGGCTACGCCGAGGTGAAGTCGATGTTCGTCAGCCCTGAGGCGCGCGGGCTCGGCCTTGCCCGCCGGATGCTGGCGCATCTCGAGGCGGTGGCGCGCGAGGAAGCCATCCCGCTGCTGCGGCTCGAGACCGGCGACAAGCTGCCCGCGGCGGTCGCGCTCTACGAGAGCACCGGCTTCACCGCGCGCGGCCCCTTCGGCGCCTATGTCGAGAACAGCTCGAGCCTCTTCTACGAAAAGCCGCTCTGA